A genomic region of Dactylococcopsis salina PCC 8305 contains the following coding sequences:
- a CDS encoding alpha/beta fold hydrolase codes for MKSWWQNTFPEGLKMLPVHSPEGEVHHLAYGEKGEGHPIIFLHGIGSWSYSWRRLIPILAQQYRVIAFDATGHGFSDKPSRWNITQLQQELSQIIDALCDEPATVIAQSLGGLVSLATAIDDPQYLSRLVLVNAAVFPEELPSVGMRFLAQVPLGIVREFDHSRLVKPLAPVVREIVRFARREVVTNPEMSRYEDVYALTYPFIENPGAIAHFTQTLQQAALEIDCIEKQQPNLITYVQNHLKDVTCPTLILWGDRDRWFPLSHGEKLQHHLPNSRLEILENCGHDAIACASEQIEKRVINFLQEETTVTPSHP; via the coding sequence ATGAAAAGCTGGTGGCAAAATACTTTTCCAGAAGGACTCAAAATGTTACCTGTTCACAGCCCCGAAGGTGAAGTTCATCACCTCGCTTATGGGGAAAAAGGAGAGGGACATCCGATTATTTTCTTACATGGAATCGGAAGCTGGAGTTATAGTTGGCGCAGACTGATTCCGATTTTAGCCCAACAGTATCGTGTAATTGCCTTTGATGCAACGGGACATGGTTTTTCTGATAAACCTTCTCGATGGAATATTACACAATTACAGCAGGAATTATCGCAGATTATTGATGCTTTGTGTGATGAACCAGCGACAGTAATTGCACAATCTTTAGGAGGATTAGTAAGTTTAGCAACAGCGATCGATGATCCTCAATATTTGTCTCGTTTGGTATTAGTCAATGCTGCGGTTTTTCCAGAGGAATTACCCAGTGTGGGAATGCGTTTTTTAGCACAAGTTCCGTTGGGAATAGTCAGAGAATTTGATCACTCACGGTTAGTTAAACCGTTAGCCCCTGTGGTGCGAGAAATAGTTCGTTTCGCCCGTCGGGAAGTGGTGACAAATCCCGAAATGAGTCGCTATGAGGATGTTTACGCGCTAACCTATCCCTTTATTGAAAACCCAGGGGCGATCGCGCATTTTACCCAAACCTTACAACAAGCGGCGCTGGAAATTGATTGTATCGAAAAACAACAGCCGAACCTAATTACTTATGTTCAAAATCATCTTAAAGATGTTACCTGTCCGACTTTAATTTTATGGGGCGATCGCGATCGGTGGTTTCCCCTTTCTCATGGGGAAAAACTCCAACATCATCTCCCCAATTCCCGTTTAGAAATCCTCGAAAACTGTGGACATGACGCGATCGCCTGTGCTTCGGAACAAATCGAGAAAAGAGTGATCAATTTCCTCCAAGAAGAAACCACCGTTACACCTTCTCACCCGTAA
- the miaB gene encoding tRNA (N6-isopentenyl adenosine(37)-C2)-methylthiotransferase MiaB, with amino-acid sequence MTSTAPRRYHITTFGCQMNKADSERMAGILDAMGYQAEEDPYLADLVVYNTCTIRDNAEQKVYSYLGRQAKRKQKSADLTLVVAGCVAQQEGEKLLRRVPELDLVMGPQHANRLGDLLEQVQEGNQVVATEPIYIMEDITKPRRDSDISAWVNVIYGCNERCSYCVVPNVRGVEQSRTPEAIREEMETLAAQGYQEVTLLGQNIDAYGRDLPGSTPEGRHKHTFTDLLYYVHDVPGIERIRFATSHPRYFTERLIKACAELPKVCEHFHIPFQSGDNEILKAMSRGYTHEKYRRIVDKIRHYLPDAAISADAIVAFPGETEEQFQNTLKLVDDVEFDQLNTAAYSPRPGTPAANWEDQLSDEVKSDRLQRLNHLVSTSAAARSQRYLDRVEEVLVEGQNPKDQSQVMGRTRTNRLTFFNGDIEQLYGKQVSVKITDVRAFSLTGEKV; translated from the coding sequence ATGACCTCTACTGCACCTCGCCGTTATCACATTACAACCTTTGGCTGTCAGATGAATAAAGCTGACTCGGAACGCATGGCTGGCATTTTAGATGCGATGGGTTATCAAGCTGAGGAAGACCCCTATTTAGCTGATTTAGTGGTTTACAACACTTGCACGATTCGGGATAATGCCGAGCAAAAGGTTTATTCTTATTTAGGACGACAGGCAAAGCGGAAACAGAAATCTGCTGATTTAACGTTAGTGGTTGCGGGTTGTGTGGCGCAACAAGAAGGGGAAAAGCTATTACGACGAGTTCCCGAATTAGATTTGGTGATGGGTCCTCAACACGCGAACCGTTTGGGCGATCTTCTCGAACAAGTCCAAGAGGGAAATCAAGTGGTTGCCACTGAACCAATTTATATCATGGAAGATATCACGAAACCTCGTCGCGATAGTGATATTAGTGCATGGGTAAATGTGATTTATGGTTGTAATGAACGCTGCAGTTATTGTGTTGTTCCCAATGTGCGCGGCGTAGAACAATCTCGCACCCCAGAAGCAATTCGGGAGGAAATGGAAACTTTAGCGGCGCAAGGATATCAGGAAGTAACGCTTTTAGGACAGAATATTGATGCCTATGGGCGCGATTTGCCAGGATCAACCCCAGAGGGACGACATAAACACACCTTTACGGATTTACTGTATTATGTCCATGATGTGCCAGGGATTGAACGGATTCGGTTTGCGACCAGTCATCCCCGTTACTTTACGGAACGTTTGATTAAAGCCTGTGCTGAGTTACCCAAAGTTTGTGAACATTTTCATATTCCCTTTCAATCGGGAGATAATGAGATTCTGAAAGCAATGTCTCGCGGTTACACCCATGAGAAGTATCGGCGGATTGTGGATAAAATTCGTCACTATCTCCCTGATGCGGCGATTAGTGCTGATGCGATCGTTGCTTTTCCTGGAGAGACGGAAGAACAGTTTCAGAATACGTTAAAACTGGTAGATGATGTGGAGTTTGATCAGTTGAACACTGCTGCTTATTCGCCGCGTCCCGGAACACCGGCGGCAAACTGGGAAGATCAACTCAGTGATGAGGTGAAAAGCGATCGCTTACAACGGTTGAATCATTTAGTTTCAACCAGTGCGGCGGCTCGATCGCAGCGTTATCTCGATCGAGTTGAGGAAGTGTTAGTGGAAGGACAAAACCCCAAAGATCAGTCACAAGTAATGGGGCGTACTCGCACCAACCGTTTAACCTTCTTTAACGGCGACATTGAACAGTTGTATGGAAAACAAGTGTCGGTGAAAATTACAGACGTGAGGGCTTTTAGTCTTACGGGTGAGAAGGTGTAA
- a CDS encoding ammonium transporter, with protein MMSQSKSKPKKTTLWDLPLLKPLRVITRSFSPYWLACIPLTAVIVVVWESAAQAQGFGAPETVEELRAVLDSIFLLFASVLVIFMNAGFGMLETGFCRRKNAVNILSKNLIVFAVATIAYWAIGFAFMYGNGNAFIGTSGFFFSNDPTPYGDAAYPDGVPVAISFLFQVAFAATAATIVSGAVAERVKFDAFLIFSFLLVAISYPISGRWTWDGTWLGAMGFNDFAGSTIVHSVGGWAALVGAIFVGPRTGKYREDGGSSAIPGHNMSLATLGCLILWIGWFGFNPGSELAATANVPYIALTTNLSAAAGGVAATATAWIKDGKPDLSMIINGILAGLVGITAGCASVNYISAVIIGAIAGVIVVFAVTFFDKMKVDDPVGAISVHLVCGVWGTLAVGIFHGETSIITQLIGILAIGGFTVVFSAIVWGVLKATIGIRVSMEEEVQGLDIGEHAMEAYSGFVKEADVLTGGRTASMGSKGGEVPRSSET; from the coding sequence ATGATGTCTCAATCAAAATCTAAACCTAAAAAAACAACCCTTTGGGATTTACCCCTGTTAAAACCGTTACGAGTGATTACCCGCTCTTTTTCTCCTTACTGGCTTGCTTGTATTCCCTTAACAGCAGTTATTGTGGTAGTTTGGGAAAGCGCCGCCCAAGCCCAAGGTTTTGGCGCACCGGAAACGGTGGAAGAGTTACGAGCCGTACTCGATTCTATTTTCCTGCTATTTGCATCTGTGCTAGTCATTTTTATGAATGCAGGGTTCGGAATGCTAGAAACGGGATTCTGTCGCCGAAAAAATGCGGTTAATATTCTGTCCAAGAATTTGATTGTCTTTGCTGTGGCGACGATCGCATACTGGGCGATCGGGTTTGCTTTCATGTACGGCAACGGCAACGCTTTCATCGGGACATCGGGATTTTTCTTTAGCAATGATCCCACTCCCTATGGAGACGCAGCCTATCCCGATGGAGTTCCCGTTGCGATTTCGTTTTTATTCCAAGTTGCTTTTGCTGCTACAGCGGCGACCATTGTTTCTGGTGCGGTCGCAGAAAGGGTTAAATTTGATGCGTTTTTAATTTTCAGCTTTCTGTTAGTCGCTATTTCCTATCCCATTAGCGGACGTTGGACGTGGGATGGCACCTGGTTAGGTGCAATGGGATTTAATGACTTCGCTGGCTCAACCATTGTCCATTCCGTTGGCGGTTGGGCGGCTTTAGTCGGTGCGATCTTTGTCGGTCCCCGTACTGGAAAATATCGGGAAGATGGAGGTAGTAGCGCCATCCCTGGTCACAATATGAGTCTTGCGACTCTCGGTTGTTTAATTCTATGGATCGGTTGGTTTGGCTTTAACCCTGGTTCGGAGTTGGCAGCGACAGCGAATGTTCCCTATATTGCCTTAACCACTAATTTATCGGCGGCTGCTGGTGGTGTGGCGGCAACAGCGACGGCTTGGATCAAAGATGGTAAGCCTGATTTATCTATGATTATTAATGGTATTCTTGCTGGTTTGGTGGGAATTACTGCTGGCTGTGCGTCAGTGAATTACATCTCTGCGGTGATTATCGGCGCGATCGCGGGCGTGATTGTCGTGTTTGCGGTGACATTCTTCGACAAAATGAAGGTTGATGATCCTGTGGGTGCGATTTCGGTTCACTTAGTCTGCGGTGTTTGGGGAACTCTCGCTGTGGGCATCTTTCATGGTGAAACCAGTATCATTACGCAACTGATTGGAATCCTCGCGATTGGTGGCTTTACGGTTGTCTTTAGTGCCATTGTTTGGGGCGTTTTGAAAGCAACGATCGGGATTCGTGTCAGCATGGAAGAAGAAGTGCAAGGACTCGATATTGGCGAACACGCCATGGAAGCATACAGTGGCTTTGTGAAGGAAGCTGATGTGTTAACGGGTGGTCGCACGGCTTCTATGGGAAGCAAAGGGGGAGAAGTTCCTCGTAGTTCCGAAACTTAA
- a CDS encoding PspA/IM30 family protein, with amino-acid sequence MGFLQRLWRIIKANINSVLQKTEDPEKILEQAVSDMQEDLVKLRQAVAQAIASQKRTERQANQAKNTAEEWKKRAQLALEKGNEELAREALTRRQNYQQTADSLGEQLEQQNQVIDKLKADMRKLESKISEAKNKKDMYIARARSAEATQRVSEFMQGVNTGSSLSAFEQMEEKVTEMEASAEATAEMRQDDIEQQFASLEQGGSVDAELNQMKQQSQSRSQQKERTEAQQAEVDQELEKLRSELKQ; translated from the coding sequence ATGGGTTTTTTACAACGTCTCTGGCGCATCATTAAAGCTAACATCAACAGTGTCCTGCAAAAAACCGAAGACCCAGAAAAAATTCTGGAACAAGCGGTTTCCGATATGCAGGAAGATTTGGTGAAACTCAGACAAGCAGTTGCTCAGGCGATCGCGTCCCAAAAACGCACCGAACGCCAAGCCAACCAAGCGAAAAACACCGCAGAAGAATGGAAAAAACGCGCTCAACTGGCTTTAGAAAAAGGAAATGAGGAACTGGCGAGAGAAGCATTAACTCGCCGCCAAAACTACCAACAAACGGCGGATAGTTTGGGAGAACAACTGGAACAACAAAACCAAGTCATCGACAAATTAAAAGCCGATATGCGGAAATTAGAAAGTAAAATTTCCGAGGCAAAAAACAAAAAAGATATGTATATCGCCAGAGCGCGGTCAGCAGAAGCCACTCAGAGAGTCAGCGAGTTTATGCAGGGGGTAAACACAGGAAGTTCTCTCAGTGCCTTTGAACAAATGGAAGAAAAAGTAACGGAAATGGAAGCCTCCGCCGAAGCCACCGCAGAAATGCGACAAGATGACATCGAACAGCAATTTGCATCCTTAGAACAGGGGGGAAGTGTTGATGCGGAGTTAAACCAGATGAAACAGCAATCCCAGAGTCGATCGCAACAAAAAGAACGTACCGAAGCACAACAAGCTGAAGTGGATCAAGAATTAGAAAAACTGCGCTCAGAGTTGAAACAGTAA